From the Kogia breviceps isolate mKogBre1 chromosome 3, mKogBre1 haplotype 1, whole genome shotgun sequence genome, one window contains:
- the SH2D7 gene encoding SH2 domain-containing protein 7, protein MEGHPRQLSLVRGPEGARDSQALAELQELALMWFTETQAPLILQNGALPPWFHGFITRKQTEQLLRDKALGSFLIRLSDRATGYILSYRGSDHCRHFVINQLPNRRYLVSGDTQSHGTLAELVRHYQEVQFEPFGETLAAACPRVEDSDLYDAITLGLHQTNLGLENPPAAVSPTVVPDKAASPCPSPKPQVSFLYKKKSLDASPWNLPKEESMEVPVKVPPLPERSASLLDESFGGPNNIIYADLRKMNEARLGRGTDVSGRQGPVPASSQACSPGKEALRRLSDGSQNKPDGPGPALSGVSPDQGPRVAPTSWGLLLPPSSEALGSSAATWSQGSPKLSRSADIYELIRAEGLPEEARDVPDQEGSSTYEQITVCWGGPARPPYPGASPTYSKLSGSTDCGYERILGAPELPEPRNTYEQIPAARRKETGQTYKPDKLRRLFFTDKKHKS, encoded by the exons ATGGAGGGCCACCCGAGGCAGCTCAGCCTGGTCAGGGGGCCTGAGGGGGCCAGGGACAGCCAGGCCCTggctgagctgcaggagctggccCTGATGTGGTTCACGGAGACGCAGGCCCCCCTCATTCTGCAGAATGGAGCCCTGCCCCCCTGGTTTCACGGATTCATCACCCGCAA GCAGACAGAACAGCTGCTCAGGGACAAAGCTCTTGGCTCCTTCCTCATCCGCCTCAGTGACCGGGCCACCGGCTACATCTTGTCCTACAG GGGCAGTGACCACTGCCGGCATTTTGTCATCAACCAGCTCCCAAACCGGCGCTACCTCGTCTCAGGGGACACCCAGAGCCACGGCACCCTGGCCGAGCTCGTGCGCCATTACCAGGAGGTACAGTTTGAGCCCTTCGGGGAGACCCTGGCTGCTGCCTGCCCCCGGGTAG AGGACAGTGATCTATATGACGCCATCACCCTGGGCCTCCATCAAACCAATCTGGGCCTGGAAAACCCGCCTGCTGCAGTGTCCCCCACAGTGGTCCCAGACAAGGctgccagcccctgcccctctccaAAGCCCCAGGTCTCCTTCCTCTACAAAAAGAAGAGCCTGGATGCAAGTCCCTGGAACCTCCCCAAGGAAGAAAGCATGGAG GTCCCCGTCAAGGTGCCTCCCCTCCCGGAGAGGAGTGCTTCCCTTCTGGACGAGTCTTTTGGAGGCCCCAACAACATCATCTATGCAGACCTGAGAAAGATGAACGAGGCACGGCTAGGCCGGGGCACAGATGTGTCTGGAAGGCAGGGGCCAGTTCCAGCCAGCAGCCAGGCCTGCTCCCCAGGCAAGGAGGCCCTGAGGAGACTCTCAGATGGAAGCCAGAACAAGCCTGATGGCCCGGGACCTGCCCTCTCTGGGGTGAGCCCAGACCAGGGCCCTAGAGTGGCTCCCACTTCTTGGGGCCTTCTCCTGCCCCCCAGTTCTGAGGCTCTAGGATCCTCAGCTGCTACCTGGAGTCAGGGGTCTCCAAAACTGAGCCGTTCTGCAGACATCTATGAGCTCATCCGGGCAGAAGGCCTCCCAGAGGAGGCCAGGGATGTGCCAGACCAAGAAGGCAGCAGTACCTACGAGCAGATCACAGTCTGCTGGGGTGGCCCAGCCAGGCCCCCCTATCCTGGAGCAAGTCCCACATATAGCAAGCTTTCAGGGTCCACAGACTGTGGCTATGAGAGGATATTAGGGGCCCCGGAGCTCCCAGAGCCCAGGAACACCTATGAACAAATCCCGGCAGCCAGGAGGAAGGAGACTGGACAGACATATAAG CCTGACAAGCTCCGGAGGCTCTTCTTCACAGACAAGAAGCACAAATCCTGA